A genomic region of Oryza glaberrima chromosome 1, OglaRS2, whole genome shotgun sequence contains the following coding sequences:
- the LOC127784301 gene encoding uncharacterized protein LOC127784301 — protein MGKRRGMADGETTAARMAAGEQERQGGGVQRGGVHLSPLYLYFLRVFTDEEAAARDGLWKRSGARRLAGEEQRAAANLPVSSSSAAAVWIPPLSCRICTAAAMVLSPLGMARRVGTRKGGRSSGATTVAGHERSGSGGRGRGRRRVVRCTAGGGVTTGDEAGGGRQGGALRRRRLWRRRVYGEERG, from the coding sequence ATGGGGAAGCGGCGCGGCATGGCGGATGGGGAAACGAccgcggcgaggatggcggcgggcgagcaggagcggcaaggcggcggtgtGCAGCGGGGCGGCGtccacctctcccctctctaCCTCTATTTCCTCCGAGTCTTCACCgacgaggaggcagcggcgcgcgACGGCCTGTGgaagaggagcggcgcgcggcggctcgcggGAGAGGAGCAGCGTGCGGCGGCCAATCTCccggtctcctcctcctccgccgctgccgtaTGGATCCCGCCGCTCAGCTGCCGGATTTGCACGGCCGCGGCGATGGTCCTCTCGCCGCTGGGCATGGCTCGCCGTGTTGGAACGCGGAAGGGCGGGCGGAGTAGCGGGGCGACGACGGTAGCAGGCCACGAGCGGAGCggaagcggcggccgaggtCGAGGCCGAAGACGTGTGGTGCGGTGTACAGCGGGAGGCGGCGTGACCACGGGGGACGAAGCCGGTGGTGGTCGCCAAGGAGGAGCCctgcggcgtcgtcgtctttgGCGGCGGCGCGTGTACGGCGAGGAGCGGGggtga
- the LOC127762525 gene encoding putative receptor protein kinase ZmPK1 codes for MISNKRSCQRKNKTMAKFLYLIILSFFLSLLVFCTSASPRLTLHTGSSFSVEDYKHTFLTSPNSTFSCGFYPIGTNAFTFSIWLTNTAGKTVVWSANRRSPVNGHGSKVLLHDDGYLVLTDVNGSTVWTSTMSAGEGSMAALLESGNLVVRDSSGTILWESFTSPTDTLLPTQQLTKDTRLVSGYHSLYFDNDNSLRLVYNGPEFSSIYWPNDDYTMFRDGIKVKNNSRLAVLDDKGGFFSSDALTVQASDFGLGIKRRLTLDYDGNLRIYSLDASDGSWTVTWQAIVEMHYVHGMCGKNGICEYLPELRCSCPPGFEMVDPQNWSKGCRPTFSYNCGKERYKFIEIPQTDFYDFDLGFNQSISFEECQNICLSTCSCIAFSYRLTGTGVCYPKGLLFNGYKSPAFPGTLYLKVPYSTNLQASSTQSALTCSPGSQEIATPSDHPRWLYFYIFPGVFGALELIFILTAWWFLSIRNDIQNSAEGGYMMIRNQFRGFTYQELKEATGKFREELGRGSSGIVYRGVLKDKRVIAVKKLIDVTRGEVEFQAEMSVIGKINHMNLVRIWGFCSEGKHKLLVYEYVENESLDRYLFNTMGTERLLVWKDRFNIALGAARALAYLHHDCLEWVFHCDVKPENILLTRDFEAKIADFGLSKLYKREGSSFNFSQMRGTMGYMAPEWATNLPINAKVDVYSYGVVLLEIVAGQRISSHTTREGKVTKLKQFIENVKEALATGDTKCIVDGRLHGQFNSEQAMVMLIVAVSCLEEERSKRPTMHEVVKSLLDCEE; via the coding sequence ATGATATCAAACAAGAGAAGTTgtcaaagaaaaaacaaaacaatggcaAAGTTTCTCTATCTGATCATCCTTtcattcttcctctctcttttggTGTTCTGCACTTCTGCTTCACCCCGGCTGACATTGCACACCGGCTCATCTTTCTCGGTGGAAGATTACAAGCATACGTTCCTCACATCACCGAATTCCACCTTCTCATGCGGCTTCTACCCAATTGGGACAAACGCCTTCACCTTCTCCATCTGGCTCACCAACACGGCGGGCAAAACAGTCGTCTGGTCTGCGAATCGCCGGTCACCAGTGAATGGACATGGATCGAAGGTGTTGCTGCATGATGATGGCTACCTGGTCCTGACCGATGTCAATGGTTCCACGGTCTGGACGAGCACCATGAGTGCAGGCGAGGGGTCGATGGCTGCGCTGCTGGAGAGTGGAAACCTTGTGGTCAGAGATTCAAGCGGCACAATCTTGTGGGAAAGCTTCACTTCACCAACGGATACCTTGCTACCTACACAGCAATTGACCAAAGACACGAGGTTAGTATCTGGATACCATAGCCTTTACTTCGACAACGACAATAGCCTTCGTCTTGTATACAACGGACCTGAGTTCTCAAGCATCTACTGGCCAAATGATGATTACACCATGTTCCGGGATGGCATCAAAGTCAAGAACAACTCCAGGCTTGCAGTCCTCGATGACAAAGGCGGTTTCTTCTCAAGTGATGCTCTTACAGTACAGGCTTCTGATTTTGGTCTCGGGATCAAGAGAAGACTGACTCTTGACTATGATGGCAACCTCCGGATATACAGCCTTGACGCATCAGATGGAAGTTGGACAGTCACATGGCAAGCCATAGTGGAGATGCATTATGTGCACGGCATGTGTGGAAAGAATGGGATTTGTGAGTACTTACCAGAACTTCGTTGTTCGTGTCCTCCTGGATTCGAGATGGTTGATCCACAGAATTGGAGCAAGGGTTGTAGACCGACATTTAGCTATAACTGTGGGAAAGAGAGGTACAAGTTCATTGAGATTCCCCAAACTGATTTCTATGACTTTGATCTTGGCTTTAACCAGTCCATCTCATTTGAAGAGTGCCAAAATATCTGCTTGAGCACGTGCTCTTGCATTGCTTTCTCTTACCGGCTAACTGGAACTGGTGTTTGTTACCCTAAAGGCCTCCTGTTCAATGGTTACAAGTCTCCTGCATTCCCAGGAACTTTATATCTTAAAGTGCCCTACAGCACAAATTTACAGGCCTCATCAACACAATCAGCTCTCACATGCTCCCCTGGCAGTCAGGAGATTGCAACACCTTCAGATCACCCAAGATGgctatatttctatatattcccTGGAGTATTCGGAGCCTTGGAACTAATTTTCATTCTAACAGCTTGGTGGTTTCTTTCCATAAGGAATGACATTCAGAATTCAGCAGAGGGAGGTTACATGAtgataagaaatcaattcaGGGGGTTTACTTACCAAGAGCTGAAGGAAGCAACAGGAAAATTCAGGGAAGAGCTTGGAAGAGGTAGTTCTGGAATCGTATACAGAGGAGTACTCAAAGATAAGAGGGTCATTGCAGTGAAGAAGCTCATCGATGTCACACGAGGCGAAGTTGAATTCCAGGCAGAAATGAGTGTTATCGGTAAGATAAACCACATGAATTTGGTCAGGATATGGGGCTTCTGCTCAGAAGGAAAACATAAGCTACTGGTTTATGAATATGTGGAGAATGAGTCACTGGACAGGTATCTGTTCAATACCATGGGTACTGAAAGATTGCTCGTGTGGAAAGATCGTTTCAATATTGCCTTGGGAGCAGCAAGGGCACTGGCTTATCTCCACCATGACTGTCTTGAGTGGGTTTTCCATTGTGATGTGAAGCCTGAGAACATACTCTTGACCCGAGATTTCGAAGCCAAGATAGCAGACTTCGGACTATCAAAATTGTATAAGAGAGAGGGCTCCAGCTTCAACTTCTCACAAATGCGAGGAACAATGGGCTACATGGCTCCGGAGTGGGCAACTAATTTGCCAATCAATGCAAAGGTAGATGTCTACAGCTATGGAGTGGTGCTTCTGGAAATTGTGGCTGGACAGAGAATTTCAAGTCATACAACCAGGGAAGGGAAAGTTAccaagttaaagcaatttatcGAGAATGTAAAGGAAGCTCTTGCTACTGGGGATACTAAGTGCATAGTGGATGGTAGGCTACATGGGCAATTTAATTCTGAGCAGGCAATGGTTATGTTGATAGTTGCTGTATCATGTCTTGAAGAAGAAAGAAGCAAGAGGCCGACCATGCATGAAGTTGTCAAAAGTCTCCTGGATTGTGAAGAGTAA